The sequence CAGGCACAGTCTTCAGTGACAGGGACAGACAGTTCCTATCGGTAAGCCAGACAgatgcaggggtggggaggggcgttGCTGACCCTCCTCGAGTTTACTGTCTTAATAGCAGGGACAGACAGCACACAAATAAATACGTAATGAGATGACCACAGAAAGCCTCTAGTTCCTTGTCTGGAAAACAGTTGATAGGAAGGGACTAAAACAGGTAACAGGGTTGTATGTGACCAGGATTGCCCTCGTGACAGTTCTGTGTCCTCAGCTGTGTGCTCCTGTGTCTTAGGTGGTTATCAGTTGGGGGTATCCATGTAGACTTTCCTAGTGGCAGTCTGAGTGTCAGTGGGAGGCTCCAGGAAAGGTCCTGGGCCAGGAGACAGGAGCCTTGACTCCACCTGGAGTCACCGTAGAGTTTTAGGCAATTGACTAAACCTCATTGGGCCTTCGTTTTCTCACCTTCAAAATGAGGGAAATAGACTGGATCGCTCAGCATCTTCCTCTCGTATGTTACCATGCCACTTATGTCACAGGAGATTAATAGTAACCTTTATAGGTGTGAGCACTCACAAGAACATGAGGATAATGGGTATGATTGATACCTTCCAGGTAGAAAGAATCACTGGGTGCTGTGCAGAGACAACAGTGGCATATCTAAGTGAATCCAGGTCTCAAGAAGGTCTGGGTTTAAGTGCATTTTAAACCCAGAGAATTGTCTGCCACTtactggtgggtggggctgtccTGTGCGTCAGCTTCTTATGTAAAACACAGGGTTAATGACACAGCTCACATAGGGCTTGTAAACGATGGGACCTCAAAGTCTTGCTGAGCTGATTCTGAATACCATGGAGCTCTGGATTGTAGTTCTGGATTCAGAGCTGGTTTCCAGCCAGATAGGAGCAGAAAGCAGGTAAACCAAGGGGCACTGAGGTCCCATATCACAAACACATCTTTTGAAACGTTTAAATGCTTTATGTGGCAAACAATTTAAATGGTACAAATGGACAGGCAGTGAAAAATTGTCACACTTGAAGCCACTGTTCTCCTCAGAGGCAAGCATTGGGGTCAGTTCTTTATGTATCCCTCTTGAGACATTCAAACAtgtattcccttccttttttattttcacaggGGATTGTGTTACATACACCATACTGAACTTCCTTTTTTGACTTGGCTCTCTGTTTCTTGGGAGATTGTTCCAGATCAGGAAGTTtagatatatttcattttccctttattgtgtcatttaaatttttataaatacactTTTTGTTGCAAAGGAAATACATTCATgtaattcaaaattcaaaaggtaTACAATGAAAATTCTTCATCACACCCAGAAAAGCTGCCCTTTCTTCTCCCCATGGGTAGCCAATGTTAGTTTCTTGTGtatcttttcagaaatattttaagctCATATGAGCAAACATGcataaattttctctcttttgcagTGCATGGTACCATTCCATAGGCACTATTCTGTCTCATAGCTTTTCCCCTCTTTATCTCGGAGCTTGTTACCTGTTTTATGTATAAAGCTGtcattatatttaaaagttaaggcacggagaaggcagtggcaccctactccagtactcttgcctggaaaatcccatggatggaggagcctggtaggctgcagttcatggggtcgctaagagtcagatatgactgagcaacttcactttcactttttactttcatgcattggagaaggaaatggcaacccactccagtgttcttgcctggagaatcccaggaacgggggagcctggtgggctgctgtctgtagggtcgcacagagttggacatgactgaaatgacttagcagcagcagcaagaatataCTTTAGGTCTTCTCTGTAGCttaaacggtaaagaatctgcctgcaatgcaggagacccaggttcgatccctgggtcaggaagatccactggagaagggaatggcaatccactccagtattcttgtctggagaatcccatggacaaaggagcctggtgggctcagtccataggattgcaaagagttggactcgactgagcaactaacactactaacATACtctatcaggcttcccaggtggtgctagtgctaaagaatctggctgcaatggaggagaccaaatgcagttcgatccctggctcaggaagatcccttggaggagggcatggcaacacgcttcaataatcttgcctggagaatcccctggatagacgagcctggtgggctacagtccatagggccacacagagttggacacaactgaagtgacttaccatgcacaCTAAAACATACTTTATAATTTTCCAGTCTGTTGGATTTATTGTTTATCTTCCTCAAGAGAATGTGGTTTGAACACTGAAAGGATTCATAAATGGGTTTTCTGTCTCTAACTAATACCTTTTGTTTCTACCCCGGGCCTCTGGGGTTTGGTGAACAATGCTGGCATCCTTCTGCCTGCTGCCCCGAATGAATGGCTGACCAAAGATGACTTCTCCAAGATCTTGAATGTGAACTTGATTGGCCTCATCGAGGTGACACTGAGCTTTCTTCCCCTGATCAGAAAGACCAGGGGAAGAGTAGTCAATGTTTCTAGTCCAGCTAGGAGAGTATCCCTGTTTGGCGGTGGCTACTGCATTTCTAAGTACGGGGTAGAAGCTTTATCCGACAGTCTGAGGTAAGGCCCAACCTCTGAGGAAGACTTGACTGTGGCCAGGAGTGTATTTGTGAATGGTGAGCCTGGGCTCCTGTTATATAGATGGCAACTAAAATGAGAAACTTTGGAAATGGAATGTCTAAATCTTTTCACAATATAAGGTAGTACATTAGGGAATGTGAAAAATGTATTAGGATTTATTTGGTCTTAATTGCCACTCCTATAAGATTTCTATGTGTTTCaaacaaatttaatatatttctgtaagacatatatgtataaaatataaatgaatattatgTATGTAATGTATACTTCATATGTAAATGATAAGAGTctgtcactaaaaaaaaaaaaaaaaaaagttaaggcaGGAATTCCCTatcggtccagtggttaggacttcacgcTCTCACTGCTGTGgggctgggttccatccctggtcaggggactaagatcccataagcagcacagccaagaaaaagTTGAGTCATTTTTATGGACTTACTTATTTAGCCAGTtccctactgatggacatttagattctTCCTGATATTTTTGCTACTGAATTCAGTGCTGCAGAGAATAGCAGCACATGTGGTTTTGCGGGTGGCAGAGGATAGAATGTAGTTGGCATGGCATTCCATTCCATCGCATGCCTCTACCACAGTTTTTGTGTCTAGTTGCCTGTTAGTGCACAACTCCGTTGTCTAGCCAGCCCTTATgatctcctttctttctcctctgtccttcatccCTGTCTGCAGGCACATGGCCACCCACTCAGCCCAGAAACCCCACCAGTGCATGTACTGCGATAAGATGTTTCACCGCAAGGATCATCTGCGGAACCACCTGCAGACCCATGACCCCAACAAGGAGGCCCTCCACTGTTCTGAGTGCGGTAAGAATTACAATACGAAGCTGGGCTACCGGCGCCACCTGGCCATGCATGCCGCCAGCAGCGGTGACCTCAGCTGCAAGGTGTGCCTGCAGACTTTCGAGAGTACCCAGGCCCTGCTGGAGCACCTGAAGGCCCACTCACGCCGGGTAGCGGGTGGTGCCAAGGAGAAGAAGCACCCCTGTGACCACTGTGACCGGCGGTTCTATACTCGTAAGGATGTGCGGCGGCACCTGGTGGTCCACACAGGCCGGAAGGACTTTCTGTGCCAGTACTGTGCCCAGCGATTCGGCCGCAAAGACCACCTGACACGTCATGTCAAGAAGAGCCACTCACAAGAGCTGCTCAAGATCAAGACAGAGCCAGTGGACATGTTAGGCCTACTCAGCTGCAGCTCCACAGTCAATGTGAAGGAAGAGCTGAGTCCCGTGCTGTGCATGGCCTCTCGGGACGTGATGGGGGCCAAGGCCTTCCCTGGCATGTTGCCCATGGGCATGTATGGTGCCCACATCCCTACCATGCCCAGTGCGGGCATGCCACACTCCCTGGTGCACAACACGCTGCCCATGGGCATGAGCTACCCTCTGGAATCCTCACCTATCTCTTCCCCAGCTCAGCTTCCTCCAAAATACCAGCTTGGATCTACCTCATACTTGCCCGACAAATTGCCCAAAGTGGAGGTGGATAGTTTTCTGGGGGAGCTTTCTGGAAGCCTGTCTCTCTCATCCGCTGAACCCCAGCCCACCTCACCTCAGCCAGCAGCAGCTGCGGCCCTCCTAGATGAAGCACTGCTCACCAAGAGCCCCGCCAACCTCTCCGAGGCTCTCTGCGCTGCTAATGTGGACTTCTCCCACTTGCTGGGCTTTCTTCCTCTCAACCTGCCCCCATGTAACCCATCTGGGGCCACAGGAGGCCTGGTCATGGGCTACTCCCAGGCTGAGgctcagcccctgctcaccacttTGCAAGCTCAGCCTCAAGATTCCCCAGGAGCTGGGGGACCGCTGAACTTTGGGCCATTGCACTCCTTGCCACCTGTCTTTACCTCTGGCCTGAGCACCACGACCTTGCCTCGTTTCCACCAGGCATTCCAGTAGCCATAAGGAGGCCCTCAGCTCAGTTCTGGCTCTGTCAGGGAGCCTCAGTACCTTTCCCATCTGCATCCCCCATGAAGGCAGCTGAGCTTTCAGAGCTGGGTTCAAAAAGAAACAATTCCAGTATCTGTATGGAGCACTTGGTTTGGGGGCTTAAGCTCCAGGATTAGTTCCAGGAGGAATCTTGAGCCCCAACCCCATGAAAAGATGTAATACAATAGGACTTCaggtatttttacttttttaaaaaaatctgaatcgGGAGCCACACCTAGCCTTCTCCCTCTCCAAAGCATCGGAACCTCCTTCTCTTTGAAGAAGGGAGAGGTCTCTTGAAGACACAGAGGGTTTTACTTCGGATGACCTCGAGAGAAGTAGCCCAAGAAGCCCGTCTTCTGGTCCCAGCCTGCAGACCCCACAGCAGTTGGTCAGGCCCTCCTGCAGAGGGTCCATCGCCTGCTTCCAGTCAATAGGCAGGAGGGAAGGCCTCTGCCTGTTGTTTCCCATTACCTCCATCCCTCCTGTCCTAACGCCTCCATTTTCAGTCAGTGTTTTCCAGCAACGGTACCGTTTACACAGTCGCTTCAGACACACCATTTCACCTCCCTTGCTGAGCTGTTAGCCTTAGAATGATTGCAGTGAACATTGTTTACACACCGTGAATCCATTCCCACCAGTCCATTCCAGTTGGCACCAGCCAGAACCACTTGGTACCTGGTGTTAACTGGAGCCCTGTTTACAAGGCGGAGTCGGGTCCCGACTTCTCTTCATTTGAGGTCACATTTTTCCCCTGTGGGGAAATAAACTGACTTTGGACTGCTTCAGTCTCTGCCATCTTCCATGACTGTGTCTGTTCTTGCCTTCCTTGGCAGAGTCCACAGGAGacaggcaagaagattggagcagttttctcacaGGTCTGCAATTCTGTTTTTCTTCAAGTACATCATGACCCCCTCCTCCTTTTGAActggagagaggggaagaaatgAAAGGCATGCCCACTTCCACTCTCCCCTGCCCATTTCTTAATCCCTACCCTAAATATCATGAGTTGTTATTGGTCTTGGAAGGAGGGATTCGGGTTCTAGGCTGGTGTGGATAGCAAAGGAGAGGGTGTGAGCCCCTCATATGTCTCTCCTACCTGTCCCATTTTCAGGAAGTTGTGGAATTGTTGGAAGAAGAGTTTTCAGAAAGTTAGGACTGGGCAGATAATTAAGTGCTAATCATCATCGTATCATGTATGGGGGTATACGTCATGTATGGGACGTATCATGCGAGGTATACATCATTGCCTCCCATACCAGacttttttcttctccagtgttcctcctctctcttccactTTGCAGTCCCTCGGGACTCCAGGCCACTGTGCATAGGCTTCTCTGCTCTCCATCAAAGAACTTCCACCTTTCTCTTGTGGCCCCTCACTTTTGCCCTCAGTACTCAGCAAGTTTTCTTGCAATAAACGATTAATTCTCTTTTGACTTGTGGGGCTCCCTTGCTGCAGACAGCACAGCTCTTGCCCAACTGAACCTCACCCTGCTTCATCTCAGTTCTGCATGGGCTTCGCTCTTCCCGCTCGTGGAAGGGAGGCCTCTCAGGGACCACCAGTATGGGGCCCTCTTGAGACACTTCCACTCTGATTCAGAAACACACTTCTACCTCTTTACTGTTAACTCCTACAGATGGCAGCCAGCAGTTTCTGGGCACTTCTCTCAGCAGGTGCCTCATACTGGCTTCTGGCTTCTTCACTAGGGTTTCAGGACAGACTACCAAGGAACTGCCTCAGCCTCTTCCCAGTTCTCCCTGTCCCCCTCCTGTCTAGAAATCACTTTGGTTTATGAGCAGGTACAAGACCCATGCTTCTGCTTCAGTGCAGGCCAGTACTCTTTCTTTGAGGTGAAAGCCTTAAATGTAGCTTCCTGGCCTTGATTGGAAGCAATGTGGAATGaataaacatgttttcatttaggCAGGCTAGCTTGggataccttttttttaaaaaaaagacaaaaccagaTATAAAGATGTCTGGCAAGATTAGAATCAGACTAGGTGATTTACTTCTAAAAATTAGCTTCAGTGAGTCCCAGGGACTAATTAAGGTTTACTTTTAAAAGCGTCCACCTTGGTACGCAGCCCCCTTCTGCATGCTATGCATGTTATTGGGACTCGTATATAGGAAATGGTAAGTGAGGACCCAGTTGGGACTCAGTGCCACCACTGTCCTTGTTGTCTCTGACCTTCATCACTAGACCCAGCAACCCTCGCCCCTCCTTGCCACCTTTTCTGTACCTTTTGTTTACAGAGGTTAAGGGGCCTCTGGCTATGGAATATGAAGTCTCGGACTGTTAGAGGAGTCCCTTCtctttgccttctcttttctGTCCCTTCCTTGAATTCTCTCCCCCATTAGTGATGCTGGGAAACTCATAGGACAGGCAAAGCAACTTTAAAATCTTGTAACTTGGGGCCttgcccctcttccctcctcttccttccagtCCTGTTCCTCCCATTCTTCCTTCAATGCCCTTCCCACCCACAAAGAATTTTCCTATCACTGTGAACTTTGCTGGTGCAGAGGAACATCTGCCTTCaccgttgttttttttttttttttggactgtagATAGCCAGCAATTTCTTAAACCtccctttccaaaaaaaaaaaaaaaaagtcctcgaCCTCTTGTTCAAAGGATAAGAACAGCTTTATCCTACTCAGTACcaaacccacttcagtaccctTACTGAGGCCATGAGAGCCTAGGGGTTTCTGCCCAGGACAGGAGCCATGGCATGTTGGCAGAGACCAAACAGGGACCAGGAAAGCAGGGGATGtccccttccccactgcctcCAACCTCTGTCAGCGATGAGCTGCCCTGAACAGTGGCAGGCACCTCCCCCTCTGCACAGAAGCTAGTCAGGGTTGAGTGCAGTCCTGGGGGGCCAAGGGGTAGTAGCATGCCAGCTGGGTCAGCTCAGAGGATCTGCACATCTTGGGAGAGGGGAGAGCAACAATGAGTTTTTTCCCCATAACCTTTTTGGCATTTTGTTCATGAAATCCGGGAAGCAGGTGTGATTCCTTTTTTGCTCGTAGATATTGTCTTAAGTTGAATTTCTACTCCCCTAAACTTTTCCCCTAGTAGCCCTTTAAGTCCCTACGCCGCCTCCTTTTTGGTAGCTGTTTTCTCC comes from Bubalus bubalis isolate 160015118507 breed Murrah chromosome 14, NDDB_SH_1, whole genome shotgun sequence and encodes:
- the PLAGL2 gene encoding zinc finger protein PLAGL2 isoform X1, with amino-acid sequence MTTFFTSVPPWIQDAKQEEEVGWKLVPRPRGREAENQVKCQCEISGTPFSNGEKLRPHSLPHPEQRPYSCPQLHCGKAFASKYKLYRHMATHSAQKPHQCMYCDKMFHRKDHLRNHLQTHDPNKEALHCSECGKNYNTKLGYRRHLAMHAASSGDLSCKVCLQTFESTQALLEHLKAHSRRVAGGAKEKKHPCDHCDRRFYTRKDVRRHLVVHTGRKDFLCQYCAQRFGRKDHLTRHVKKSHSQELLKIKTEPVDMLGLLSCSSTVNVKEELSPVLCMASRDVMGAKAFPGMLPMGMYGAHIPTMPSAGMPHSLVHNTLPMGMSYPLESSPISSPAQLPPKYQLGSTSYLPDKLPKVEVDSFLGELSGSLSLSSAEPQPTSPQPAAAAALLDEALLTKSPANLSEALCAANVDFSHLLGFLPLNLPPCNPSGATGGLVMGYSQAEAQPLLTTLQAQPQDSPGAGGPLNFGPLHSLPPVFTSGLSTTTLPRFHQAFQ
- the PLAGL2 gene encoding zinc finger protein PLAGL2 isoform X2, whose amino-acid sequence is MATHSAQKPHQCMYCDKMFHRKDHLRNHLQTHDPNKEALHCSECGKNYNTKLGYRRHLAMHAASSGDLSCKVCLQTFESTQALLEHLKAHSRRVAGGAKEKKHPCDHCDRRFYTRKDVRRHLVVHTGRKDFLCQYCAQRFGRKDHLTRHVKKSHSQELLKIKTEPVDMLGLLSCSSTVNVKEELSPVLCMASRDVMGAKAFPGMLPMGMYGAHIPTMPSAGMPHSLVHNTLPMGMSYPLESSPISSPAQLPPKYQLGSTSYLPDKLPKVEVDSFLGELSGSLSLSSAEPQPTSPQPAAAAALLDEALLTKSPANLSEALCAANVDFSHLLGFLPLNLPPCNPSGATGGLVMGYSQAEAQPLLTTLQAQPQDSPGAGGPLNFGPLHSLPPVFTSGLSTTTLPRFHQAFQ